A DNA window from Carassius gibelio isolate Cgi1373 ecotype wild population from Czech Republic chromosome A8, carGib1.2-hapl.c, whole genome shotgun sequence contains the following coding sequences:
- the pex10 gene encoding peroxisome biogenesis factor 10: protein MPLVPANQPQLIRSSQKDEYYQKNLTNNANELFHTFAGSRHWLQWRKEIELLSDLTYYVLTTLSGYQTLGEEYVSIIQVDPSQRRIPSRMRRTALILFHTFVPYLLDKVLICVENELEAEAPQTSRTWSPLSHVRLWIQRAVGMLTESQRKALVPIVFALQQGITLLYRLHVAVFYITGAFYHIGKRATGVSYLRVGHVSGDDPWIRTSYRLLGALSLLQLGITLTLQFNNLRQRQRARQQWKQHRNLLPSLQVSQSSSRSSRCILCLEERRNTSCTPCGHLFCWECITEWCNTKSECPLCREKFQPHRLVFLRNYN, encoded by the exons ATGCCTCTAGTTCCCGCGAACCAGCCGCAGCTGATCCGCTCGAGTCAGAAAGATGAGTATTACCAGAAGAACCTGACAAACAACGCTAACGAGCTCTTCCACACATTCGCTG GTTCCAGACATTGGCTTCAGTGGAGGAAGGAAATTGAATTACTGTCTGATCTGACCTACTATGTCTTAACCACTTTATCTG GATACCAGACGCTGGGCGAGGAGTATGTGAGCATCATCCAGGTGGACCCCAGCCAGAGAAGAATCCCCTCACGGATGCGCAGAACCGCGCTCATCCTCTTCCACACGTTTGTGCCTTATCTTCTGGACAAGGTCTTGATCTGCGTTGAGAATGAGCTGGAAGCAGAAGCTCCTCAGACGAGCAGGACCTGGAGTCCGTTGTCACATGTGCGGCTGTGGATTCAGAGAGCTGTAGGGATGCTGACGGAGTCTCAGAGGAAGGCTCTGGTTCCCATCGTATTTGCCCTGCAGCAGGGGATCACACTGCTGTACAGACTCCATGTGGCCGTCTTTTACATCACCGGAGCCTTTTACCACATTGGCAAAAGAGCTACAGGTGTAAGTTAT CTGAGAGTGGGGCATGTGTCTGGGGACGACCCGTGGATCAGGACCAGTTACCGTCTGCTGGGGGCTCTGTCCCTGCTGCAGCTGGGCATCACTCTCACACTGCAGTTTAACAAcctcagacagagacagagagctcGACAGCAGTGGAAGCAGCACAGAAACCTGCTCCCCAG tcttcaggtcAGCCAGTCGTCGTCTCGTTCCTCGCGCTGTATCTTGTGTTTGGAGGAGCGCAGGAACACCAGCTGCACTCCCTGTGGTCATCTCTTCTGCTGGGAGTGCATCACTGAATGGTGCAATACCAAG